The segment GACCGATGTTTTGGAATGCTCACGAGCCGGGGCTGCATCAACCGGTGCAATTTCTGTTACCGCATGGAAAAGGGGATCCGGTTCAGAAGCGTAAAAAATGTCGTCCAGGAGATCGAGCTGCTGAATGAGCGGTATGGCATCAATTATTTCCTGATGAATGATGAGCTGTTCGTCTATCCCAAAAAGCGGATCTTTGAATTCAAGGATGAACTGGAAAAAACCGGCATAAAAATAAAGTTTATCTGCAATGCCCGGGTTGATGTCTTTGATAAAGAAGTTACCCAGTGTTTGAAAGAGACCGGATGCCAGTTCCTGAATTTCGGCATGGAATCCTCCGACCAAAAGGTTCTCGATCTAATGAATAAGCACACAACTGTGGAAGAAAATATACGGGCCGCTGAAATCGCAAAGAGTGAAAAAATCGGACTTGGATTAAACTTCATATGGGGAAATATCGGGGATACAGCAGAGTCCCTGAAGAACAACACCGCGCTGATAAAAAAATATACCACCTACGATTACATACGTACCATACGGCCGGTAACCCCGTATCCCGGATGTGATCTCTACTATGAGGCGATCAAGAGAGGTTTGCTCGATGGCCCTGATGATTTCTTTAAAAGATTCAAGAATTCGGATCTGTTACTGGTTAATTTTACGGAAATTCCCGAACAAAAATTTTACGAACTACTGTTCGCAGCGAATAAGGACCTGATACTCGATTATTACGAACATACCTCAAAGGATATGGCTGCGGCAAATAAGTTAATCGATGATTTTTACCGGTTGTACTTCAAAGGAGAGAATTCCTTTCGTGGGGCACGGCATTATAAAAAATAATTATTTTTATGATTGTGTTTCCCAGATCTTATTCTTCAGTTCCCATTTGCCGTTTTTATGGTTCCAGATATGCGGGGGTCGTGCCTGGTCTATAATTTCAGTGAACCGTTTCTCGTCAATTCCCATGTAGTTCAGACAGTCATTAAGGTACAACCGGGGGAACTCCCCATCGAACCGCTTTACCAGGCGGACCCCGTCATCACGGGTGATGTCGCCATTCCGGATCTCCTGGCATGAGTCATAGGTAGCTCTCCCAATCCCGAATTTTATGTACGCCGTATAATAGTGGAGCCAGTCAATCTTATCGTCAATGGAACTATATTTACTGTAACTTCCTTCAGTTCTGAAATCATTCGGTAAAAAGTCGCTATTTTCAACTGAATAATAATAGGTTTCCTGAGGGTGCCATGGGATATAATATCCCAGATAATGGACTTCAGTTCCAACCGTGTCCAGCCGCGAGGGTTCAACGGGGAGGTATGCTTCGAGATCCGAGAGGGATAACTGGTATTGCTTCATCAGGTCTTTGGCATTGACACCGCCAAGGTATATCTGATCGAGTTCGTACTCCATGGAAAAATAGGAAGAATCCCGTTTTGCACTCTGGTTGTCAACCGTGGGATTTCCATATTCTGCTTCGTTTTCACCGAAAACCACCAGCGGGACATCCAGCTGGATCGATAATTTCGGTGCCAGGTTCTTTTGCCCGATAATGAAGGGCTGGAACGGGTGAACGAGGTTCTCAAAGGCTAGTTTTGTCAAAAGACGATGTACTTTTTGGTTGGGCCAGTAGGAATAATTGGCATAACCGGAATTCAGCCATGCATCAAAGTTCCTTCTTCCCACCCGGGTATACAGATGGGGCGGCCATGTAATGAGGATCGGGTGCATGTTGTATTTGTGCTTCAGCATGTGCGCTGCCATGACACTGTCTTTGCCGCCGCTCCCCGGGACCACCACATCATAGCGCCCGTCGTTTCTCCGGAACCTGTCGCAGAGCTCCTGGAGATCCTGCTCGCGTTTTTCAAAATCGATGGTCTTTTTCTTCACTGCGTACCGGCAGGCTTCGCAAACGCCATCATCATCAAATGCGATCGGCCTCTTCTTATCCCCGGGTTTATTCTTAAATTCTATCGATGATGACGGCCTCTGATTGCTCATCGTGCACTTTTTACAGAATTTTACCTCAAGTGGTAAACCATACATCCCCAAATTGTCTGTCATTTCCACTACCTACAGAGAAAGAAAATTTTTTATCAACCGGATTCCGGAATTGCGACTTTTTTCTGGATGGAACTGGACCCCAAATACAGAGCCCTTCTGTATAAGCGATACATATTTATGATCACAATAATTCGTAAGTGCTATAACATCTGTAAAATTTACGACTTCATATGAGTGCATGAAATAAAAATTGTCATGGGTGGTCAACCCGTCGAGTAATGGTGAAGATTTCAATATCTCAAGATTCCCCCATCCAAGATGAGGCACTTTTCCCTTGACCTCCATCTTTTTTACTTCAGCGTCGATAATTCCAAGTCCCCGTGTCTCGCCCCCCTCAAACCCAAGTTTGCAGAGAATCTGCATGCCCAGACAAATTCCTAATGTCGGTTTTGATCGGATATTTTCAACAAGAACATCCTGCAAGGGATGGATATGTTCCATCGCATCCCTGAAATTCCCTACCCCGGGAAGAACTATTTTATCTATATGGTCAAAATCGGATCCATTACAGATAATATTAACTGAGGCTCCGGATACTTCTAAAGCATTTTTCACACTAGCCTGATTCCCCGATCGTCCATAATCCAGCAATCCCACAACCGGCTTCATATTGCCACCTTGATTCCATTGTTATGAAGATATTCCTTGATTTCATTGATGGTGGTTATATTGTAATGAAGTAGTGAACCAATTGCGACTGCGTCAGGTTTCGCAGTTTGAATCATCTTTTTAATGTCATTAAGGGACCCGGCTCCGCTTGCTGCTATCACCGGTATCGTCAGCTCAGATACAACTTCCTTAATTAATTCAATGTCAAATCCGGCTTTTCTTCCATCTCGGTCCACGGAACTGAGGATAATTTCACCCGCACCAAGATCCTCTGCGGTTTTTACCCACTCAAACACATCCTTACTACTACGGATACGTCCGCAATCACTATAGCACTCCCACCAGTCCTGCCATTTTTTCGCTTCAACTTGGACCACAACTGCTTGTGATCCAAAAACCTTGGCAGCTCGTTCAATTATCTTCGGGTCTTCCTGAAGAGCGTAAGTATTAATTACAACTTTATCTACACCGTTGTGAAGCAAAAGGGAAAAATCCTCGATTGTTTTAACCCCTCCCCCGGCTGCAAACGGGATAAAAAGATTTTTTGCAGTAGCTAAAATTATTTTCGACAGTATAGGTCTGCGATATAAACTTGAAACAATATCGATATAGATGATTTCATCAGCGCCTTGAGTATAATATTTGAGGGCCATTTCTTCAGGTTTGCCCATTTTACGTAATCCTTCAAAATGGACAGGCTTTACAACATATGGCGGTTTTACGTCAAGACGTGCAATAACGCGTATTTTCATTTTACACCCCACATCGTGCATAATATAAGAGTTTTGAAATTAATATATCATGCTGTGTTGAACAAATCGCAGAAGTGGGATGCACTGTTTCATCACCATTTCGCGTTCAGAACAATCAACCAATCAATCCCTTTATCCTGCTTAATGATTTTATGATAGAACAGAAATTTTATCCGGACTTCGCAAATTATGCTTTCGAGAGGACTGGCTCGAATGGTTTACCCGAACGCTCGCTTCATCCAAGAAAAAAACGATCTTCATCGCTCCAGTATTACGATAAAGATTTTTTGTCCTCACAAATGGATAAACCGAAGCGGAGAGGAGCGCGATCTTATTTATATGCAACACAGTATCTAATGCCACTTTTTTCCGATTCCCCCTTGGGCAAAGAGTGACTCCTTTCTTGCAAAGTAATTTAATTGCATATATTGAAATCTATTGGATCAGTCTTATGGATTTGTTTGTCGGAGAATTACCAGTATGGAAAGGTGTCCAGAATAAACCTGGCTTTGAGACATTACCTTTTATTTTCACTACCGAACTGGGAATAATCCGGCTAAAACTTCCTGAAAAGGAAGTTACCCAAATCTCTGATAATTATGGAAAAGCTACGTATACTTTTATTTCATCCCCTCCGGGGACCTCTGCGTGGGGCAATCGCCTCGGAGCATTTTATTTTAATTTTTTGAAAAACTGGGTGGGTGACCTTGATCAAAAAGATGTTCTTGAAATCGGATCGGGAACTCTTTACATAGGTAATCGGTTAATCAACGAACTGGATGCCCGGAGTTTTTACGCTTGCGATCCAGCCCTCCATACCTCATGTAAAAACCCCAAAATCACGGTCTGTAACGATTACTTTTCTTATGACGCTATTTCATCACACAAAAAAACATTTGATCTCATTGTTTCAATAAATAATATTGAGCACATTCCGGATTTATCACAATATCTTAATGATGTGCGGAGGTTTTTATTACCCGTTGAGGGCCATTTTTTTATCATCCTTCCTGATTGCTACAGGGGTTTTAAAACCGGGGATCTGGGAATCTGCGTACATGAGCATATGTCGTATTTTACCCCGGAATCATTGAAATTTCTTTTATGCACTCATGGATTTGAGATTGAAAAAATCCATAGCTGTGAGGATACGTTATTTGTTCTTGCACGACCGTCAAAATCGGTAAACCGTTATCAGGAAATGGAATATGACCCCTTGAAAGAACCAGAAAACCTTCTGAAGTGCTTTGGAGAACACCTCGAGGATAATCTAGTTTTTTTTAGCAATCTGCTTTCCGAAAGGAGACCTAAAGGTCCGATCGCAATCCATGGATGTTGTGTGGCGCTGAATAATATCTTGTTTTTAAGGCCCCTTTATGAGAGTAATGGAATTTTTTTGTTTGATGGTGACACCAATAAGACAGGAAAATTCTTGCCAGTTTTTGATAAACAGATTATTTCAAGTGATGATAATCAATATCATGAGATGAAGACCGTTATCATCGCAGCGTTAACATTTTATTCAGAAATTTCACGGGATATCAAAGCCCTTCATAATATTGCTCCTGAAAATATATTCCCTATGACCCCCTTGTGATAATTATTCTTATTTATAAAAAGGCACATAAATAAAAAAAATGTTTTCCATGAAGGTTTATGTGTTCAAATTATAGATACATAGTGAAACGGGGGAGTAATAATTCCTTTTAGGATCGGTAATAAAAAAATTGGAGATAAAAATCCGTGTTTTATTATAGCGGAAGCCGGGGTTAATCATAATGGAGATTTCAGGCTTGCAAAGAAAATGATCGATACAGCACATAATGCCGGTGCAGATGCAGTCAAATTTCAGACATTTCATTCAGATTCTGTGGTTATACCCCACGCTTCAAAAGCAGAATACCAGAAAGAAAACACGCCTATTGGTGAAACTCAACTGGATATGATTAAAAAATTTGAACTTTCCGATAATGAGTTCCGGTTATTGGCCCGGTACGCAGAGAAAAAAAAAATCTTTTTTTTATCAACACCTTTCGATCATTCCAGTGTAGATCTTCTTGACAATCTCAACATCCCCGCATTCAAGATACCCTCAGGAGAAATAACGAATATTCCATTATTGAAACATATTGCTCTGAAACATAAACCGGTAATCATATCAACAGGAATGGCGAATCTAGGAGAGATTGAGCAGGCCATTTCTATATTCGGTAGAAATGGCAAAAACCAGATTGCACTCCTCCATTGTGTGACAAGTTATCCGGCACAATATCACGACCTGAATCTTAATGTGATCCACACCCTGAGATCATCATTTAAGCTTCCTGTCGGTTTTTCCGACCATTCTCCTGGAACAATAGCATCCTTTGCTGCAGTTGCTATGGGAGCAACAATTATCGAAAAACACTTTACCTTGGATAAAACACTCCCCGGACCTGATCATGCAGCATCTCTTCAAGAGGATGAATTAAAAGAACTTGTTCAGGGTATCCGGCAGATTGAATCTGCTCGTGGGGATGGAATCAAAAGACTCTCTCTCGAAGAAGAAAAAATCAAACTTGTGGCAAGAAGGAGCGTCGTTTCCACAGCCTCAATTCCCAAAGGATGTAGCATTACGGCAGATATGATTGCTTGTAAGCGTCCGGGAACGGGAATATCACCACAATATTATCCGGATATTGAGGGGAGAATAGCAAAAATCTTGATTCACAAGGACACGCTTCTGACATGGGACATGGTTGAATGAAACGAAAAATCCTCTACATATCAG is part of the Methanoregula sp. genome and harbors:
- a CDS encoding radical SAM protein, translating into MLTSRGCINRCNFCYRMEKGIRFRSVKNVVQEIELLNERYGINYFLMNDELFVYPKKRIFEFKDELEKTGIKIKFICNARVDVFDKEVTQCLKETGCQFLNFGMESSDQKVLDLMNKHTTVEENIRAAEIAKSEKIGLGLNFIWGNIGDTAESLKNNTALIKKYTTYDYIRTIRPVTPYPGCDLYYEAIKRGLLDGPDDFFKRFKNSDLLLVNFTEIPEQKFYELLFAANKDLILDYYEHTSKDMAAANKLIDDFYRLYFKGENSFRGARHYKK
- a CDS encoding N-acetyl sugar amidotransferase, which codes for MTDNLGMYGLPLEVKFCKKCTMSNQRPSSSIEFKNKPGDKKRPIAFDDDGVCEACRYAVKKKTIDFEKREQDLQELCDRFRRNDGRYDVVVPGSGGKDSVMAAHMLKHKYNMHPILITWPPHLYTRVGRRNFDAWLNSGYANYSYWPNQKVHRLLTKLAFENLVHPFQPFIIGQKNLAPKLSIQLDVPLVVFGENEAEYGNPTVDNQSAKRDSSYFSMEYELDQIYLGGVNAKDLMKQYQLSLSDLEAYLPVEPSRLDTVGTEVHYLGYYIPWHPQETYYYSVENSDFLPNDFRTEGSYSKYSSIDDKIDWLHYYTAYIKFGIGRATYDSCQEIRNGDITRDDGVRLVKRFDGEFPRLYLNDCLNYMGIDEKRFTEIIDQARPPHIWNHKNGKWELKNKIWETQS
- the hisH gene encoding imidazole glycerol phosphate synthase subunit HisH, yielding MKPVVGLLDYGRSGNQASVKNALEVSGASVNIICNGSDFDHIDKIVLPGVGNFRDAMEHIHPLQDVLVENIRSKPTLGICLGMQILCKLGFEGGETRGLGIIDAEVKKMEVKGKVPHLGWGNLEILKSSPLLDGLTTHDNFYFMHSYEVVNFTDVIALTNYCDHKYVSLIQKGSVFGVQFHPEKSRNSGIRLIKNFLSL
- a CDS encoding imidazole glycerol phosphate synthase cyclase subunit, yielding MKIRVIARLDVKPPYVVKPVHFEGLRKMGKPEEMALKYYTQGADEIIYIDIVSSLYRRPILSKIILATAKNLFIPFAAGGGVKTIEDFSLLLHNGVDKVVINTYALQEDPKIIERAAKVFGSQAVVVQVEAKKWQDWWECYSDCGRIRSSKDVFEWVKTAEDLGAGEIILSSVDRDGRKAGFDIELIKEVVSELTIPVIAASGAGSLNDIKKMIQTAKPDAVAIGSLLHYNITTINEIKEYLHNNGIKVAI
- a CDS encoding methyltransferase domain-containing protein, producing MDLFVGELPVWKGVQNKPGFETLPFIFTTELGIIRLKLPEKEVTQISDNYGKATYTFISSPPGTSAWGNRLGAFYFNFLKNWVGDLDQKDVLEIGSGTLYIGNRLINELDARSFYACDPALHTSCKNPKITVCNDYFSYDAISSHKKTFDLIVSINNIEHIPDLSQYLNDVRRFLLPVEGHFFIILPDCYRGFKTGDLGICVHEHMSYFTPESLKFLLCTHGFEIEKIHSCEDTLFVLARPSKSVNRYQEMEYDPLKEPENLLKCFGEHLEDNLVFFSNLLSERRPKGPIAIHGCCVALNNILFLRPLYESNGIFLFDGDTNKTGKFLPVFDKQIISSDDNQYHEMKTVIIAALTFYSEISRDIKALHNIAPENIFPMTPL
- the neuB gene encoding N-acetylneuraminate synthase translates to MAEAGVNHNGDFRLAKKMIDTAHNAGADAVKFQTFHSDSVVIPHASKAEYQKENTPIGETQLDMIKKFELSDNEFRLLARYAEKKKIFFLSTPFDHSSVDLLDNLNIPAFKIPSGEITNIPLLKHIALKHKPVIISTGMANLGEIEQAISIFGRNGKNQIALLHCVTSYPAQYHDLNLNVIHTLRSSFKLPVGFSDHSPGTIASFAAVAMGATIIEKHFTLDKTLPGPDHAASLQEDELKELVQGIRQIESARGDGIKRLSLEEEKIKLVARRSVVSTASIPKGCSITADMIACKRPGTGISPQYYPDIEGRIAKILIHKDTLLTWDMVE